From the genome of Camelus dromedarius isolate mCamDro1 chromosome 19, mCamDro1.pat, whole genome shotgun sequence, one region includes:
- the LOC105101417 gene encoding LOW QUALITY PROTEIN: butyrophilin-like protein 1 (The sequence of the model RefSeq protein was modified relative to this genomic sequence to represent the inferred CDS: substituted 1 base at 1 genomic stop codon), with the protein MNIWCLQCAPLSALKKMMGVPCFFSAGFLPTLLLLQMSTWCSAVSGFSVKGPAQPIMVLLGADATLPCQLSPEQNAAHMQIRWYRVQLSPAVLVYQNGQEQDGEQMLEYRGRTELVGDSIGKGAVALLIQNIRASDDGQYWCHFNDGRISQEATVELRVVGVGSAPHVQMRGPEDGGIRVLCSSGGWFPKPRVXWSGTAGMKLPSLSESQTQDGDGLFHVEASLVVTDSSAGNVTCSVQNTLSGQERVSAVFLPEAFFPRMSPWKAALAGTLPVLGLLLIGISYAGWREHKAKEREVTERKKESHEKDEMRREKEQVLEVKENLKAELERRKALYREDWKKALLYPDWRKEQFQLAPVTLNQENFHKDDSYPERKENFREDMQGDCKLAALKATGFTSGRYYWEVDVGDADEWTLGIYEKPTERSDLKSDLLKKYRVLEKKGCEYRALTSYRHDISPEKLLVEKCPQKIVIFLDYEDNDISFYNMTDGTHIFSFTQANFSGSLYPYFKLKSMGLSPSA; encoded by the exons ATGAACATTTGGTGCCTCCAGTGTGCTCCACTTTCTGCTCTGAAGAAGATGATGGGTGTTCCCTGTTTCTTCTCTGCTGGCTTTCTCCCcactctcctccttctccagatGTCCACGTGGTGCTCCGCAG TGTCCGGGTTTTCTGTAAAGGGACCAGCTCAGCCCATCATGGTGCTGCTAGGGGCAGATGCCACCCTGCCCTGCCAGCTGTCCCCTGAGCAGAATGCCGCCCACATGCAGATCCGGTGGTACCGAGTCCAGCTCTCCCCCGCTGTGCTTGTGTACCAGAATGGACAGGAACAAGACGGGGAGCAAATGCTGGAGTACCGTGGCAGGACAGAGTTGGTGGGGGACTCCATCGGCAAAGGGGCTGTGGCCCTGCTGATCCAAAACATCCGTGCCTCTGATGATGGCCAGTATTGGTGTCATTTTAACGATGGTCGCATCTCCCAAGAAGCCACTGTGGAGCTGCGTGTTGTAG GCGTGGGATCTGCCCCTCACGTTCAGATGAGGGGGCCCGAGGATGGCGGGATCCGAGTTCTGTGCTCCTCGGGTGGCTGGTTCCCCAAACCCAGGGTGTAGTGGAGCGGCACGGCGGGAATGAAGCTGCCatccctctctgagtctcagaccCAAGATGGAGATGGGCTCTTCCATGTGGAGGCATCTCTTGTGGTCACAGATAGCTCTGCAGGCAACGTGACCTGCTCCGTCCAGAACACCCTCTCCGGCCAGGAGAGAGTGTCGGCCGTCTTCCTCCCAG AGGCCTTCTTCCCCAGGATGTCTCCATGGAAGGCAGCTCTGGCTGGGACCCTCCCTGTGCTGGGGCTTCTCCTCATTGGGATCAGCTACGCTGGCTGGAGAGAACATAAAGCCAAAGAAAGAGAAGTAacggaaaggaagaaagaatctCATGAAAAGGATGAgatgaggagagaaaaggaacaggTGCTTGAAGTCAAAG aAAACCTCAAGGCAGAGCTTG AAAGGCGAAAGGCATTATACCGAGAAG ATTGGAAAAAGGCCTTGCTATATCCTG ATTGGAGAAAGGAACAGTTCCAACTTG ctcCTGTgactttaaatcaagaaaactttcaTAAGGACGATTCTTacccagagagaaaagagaacttcAGGGAAGACATGCAGGGAGACTGCAAACTTGCGGCACTAAAAGCGACAGGGTTCACTTCAGGGAGATACTATTGGGAAGTGGATGTCGGGGATGCGGATGAATGGACTCTAGGCATTTATGAGAAGCCCACGGAGAGGAGTGATTTAAAAAGTGATCTACTAAAGAAGTACAGAGTCTTAGAGAAGAAAGGATGTGAATACAGGGCTCTCACCAGTTATCGCCACGACATTTCCCCAGAAAAGCTTCTGGTGGAAAAGTGTCCACAAAAGATTGTGATATTCTTGGATTATGAGGACAATGACATTTCTTTCTATAACATGACTGATGGAACCCACATCTTCTCCTTCACTCAGGCCAATTTCTCTGGGTCACTCTATCCTTACTTCAAACTTAAATCCATGGGGCTCTCCCCATCTGCATGA